The DNA window TGGAAAGAATTCCTGAAAAATAAAAAAGAGAAAACATAAATAAAATTGTTCCTGCAAAAAATAAAAGTTCAGCCCTTAAATCAAATTTCATCTTTTAAACCCTCCCTTTACCACATTCAAAAAACTCCTGAAACTTATAAAGGTTAAAAGTCCCCCAATAAAAAAAAGTGCGTAAGAAATTAAAGTCATTTCAGGACTCATTTTTACCTTACCCTGAAAAGCAGAATAAAGGAAAAATATTCCATAAAGAAATAGTCCTGTCGGAGCAATCATTATAAAAAACCATCCAGTTTTTAGCCTTAAAACCTTTTCAAATCTCCTTGCTATTATCCCGGTTAAGAGAAAGGAAAACCATAACAAAAATACTGCTAAAAGCAAAATATAACTTGAAAGTCTTATATATAAGAATTCCTGCTGAGGTGTTAAATCAAACATGATTTTATTTTAAAAAATTAAAAAATAAAATTTCAAATAAAATATCATTTTTGTTCCCTTTTTATTTTTCCGTATTCCATATATATAATTCTTTTAATCTTTATCCTTTCAATCAGAGAATAATTATGAGTTGCCATTAAAATTGTGGTCCCTTTTGAATGAATTTCTTGAAGTAAACTCATTATCTCCTCCTGAGCTTTCGGGTCAATATTACCTGTTGGCTCATCTGCAATGAGAATTACAGGCTCCCTAACAAGAGCCCTTGCTATAGCAACTTTTTGTTTCTCACCACCTGAAAGTTCGTAAATGCTTTTCTCTGCCTTTGAAAGCATACCAAGATTATATAGAATATTAAGAGCCTTTTCTCTTGCTTTCTTAGGATTCTCTCCAATTGCTTCAAGGGCAAGTGAAACATTTAAAAGAGCATTCCTATCATTTAAAAGTTTAAAGTCTTGAAAAATTATCCCAATTTTTCTCCTCAAAAAGTTTATCTCCTTTCTCGTTACATACCTTGAGGAATACTCAAGAACCCTTACTTCTCCATCATCAGGAAATTCAGACATATAAATATGCCTTAATAAAGTAGTTTTCCCTGCTCCTGTTGGACCTACAATAAAAACAAATTCTCCCTTTTTAATTTCTAAATTAACATCATCAAGGGCTTTGAATCTCCCTTCATATATTTTTGTAACCTTTATACACTGGACAATCGGTTCCATTACATTTTTAAAGGTGCACTTACTCCCATTGAATTAAGAGTAAATTTTAAAAGATTTTTTAAAGAATAAACAATAAATAGCCTTTTTAAAGTTTTTTCCTTCTCTTTTTCATCCACTATCCTTTCAGATTGATAAAAGGAATGAAAAGTAGATGCAAGTTCAATTAATTTATTTGGCAAAAGGTGTGTCAAAAATCCCTTTCTTATTTTTTCATAAATATCCTGAAACAAAAACATCTTTTTTAAAATTTCCCTTTCCTTTTCATCAAAATTTATTTTTAAGGGAACAAAAACCTTATCAAAACCCCTTTTTTTAGCAAACTCTATAATCTGATTTGTTCTTGCATGAGCATACTGAACATAATACAAAGGATTATCTATACTCATCCTCTTTGCAAGTTCAAGGTCAAAATCAAGTGGTGAAGAAGGTGCTCTTAATAAAAGGAAAAATCTTGCAGCATC is part of the candidate division WOR-3 bacterium genome and encodes:
- a CDS encoding ATP-binding cassette domain-containing protein; translated protein: MEPIVQCIKVTKIYEGRFKALDDVNLEIKKGEFVFIVGPTGAGKTTLLRHIYMSEFPDDGEVRVLEYSSRYVTRKEINFLRRKIGIIFQDFKLLNDRNALLNVSLALEAIGENPKKAREKALNILYNLGMLSKAEKSIYELSGGEKQKVAIARALVREPVILIADEPTGNIDPKAQEEIMSLLQEIHSKGTTILMATHNYSLIERIKIKRIIYMEYGKIKREQK